A stretch of the Uranotaenia lowii strain MFRU-FL chromosome 3, ASM2978415v1, whole genome shotgun sequence genome encodes the following:
- the LOC129753478 gene encoding uncharacterized protein K02A2.6-like: protein MKAKLLHLGGVELQRVFRSLPGHDKVPLVAVDPRVYDLAVELLDGYFQAGRQYVIERRKLRQIKQREGEKFSHFVLRLRQQARCCGFEKHSGEVSEILKEIYLIDVVVENCRSDELRRSILKKDRSLSEIEEIAASIEDTEIQMLNWKGPAVVQERSAYEIGNVQSGKRSFQHTAYRRGDARNHPLKRQSAVDNFANQNNQSCFACGEQGHFAKSTNCPARGRPCRRCKQLGHYEKMCRKRKNDMKVMTKSKRIYNVENVPTEEVDSRSASAEKDTKEEKVYYTFYGGNQTNVVPGRIGGIPIQLLIDSGADANLIKPETWEMLKSRKVHVRSSVRGSSKVLKGYGSDKPLTIAGSFVAEIVVGRKKTEAEFFVVEGGQRDILGDSTAKQLGVLKVGLHVNEVSTKKKSFSKIKGVHAEIHMKDHVKPVFQPLVFRFLLRRRLTEMVGKASGEPRICLDLRRVNEAIVRERFPMPVVEEYLARLCHGKLWSKLDIKEAFHQVELAEESRDVTTFITNRGLFRFKRLPFGLVTAPEIFQRIMEEILAGCQATIAQPLRELTRKGTKFEWGVSQKNAFEEIKNSLTAASTLGFFDPLDKTAVVADASPTGLGAALVQTDSQGQSRIISFASKSLTDTERRWVLRLQSFDYKIVHIPGDRNIADALSRLSMSKAVPFDPNEEIFIREVAVYAATASALKWDEIEEASKQDEELCEVVRLIKNDDQRSLPLAFKVVANELCIVNNVLMRVDRIIIPTKLRERVLCLAHEGHPGMRLMKSHLRSNVWWPNMDQQVEKFVKQCKGCTLVAAPSVPEPMIRKELPTQPWVDVAADFLGPLPDGQYLLVVIDYYSRFMEVVEMNSITAADTVAELAIIFSRYGIPVTLRVDNGPQFSEKCEEFRSFCESSGIQIVNTIPLWPAMNGEVERQNRSLLKRLRIAQELGKDWRAEMRRYLLTYHSTNHTTTGKSPGELMFGRKIRSKLPQVPLTRIEDGEVRDRDKIMKEKGKVYADSKRKARVSDIVVGDSVLVKRTKKDNKLDTTFAPEEYAVVKKQGSDTTVKSQATGKELRRNVAHLKKLERPDRMDTQPQKTDVSSQQER, encoded by the exons ATGAAGGCTAAATTGTTGCATCTTGGAGGCGTTGAACTTCAACGTGTATTCCGGAGTTTGCCTGGTCACGATAAAGTACCTTTGGTCGCCGTAGACCCGCGAGTGTACGACTTGGCTGTCGAACTACTTGATGGCTATTTTCAAGCAGGCCGTCAATACGTGATTGAAAGAAGGAAACTACGGCAGATCAAACAAAGGGAAGGAGAAAAGTTTTCGCATTTCGTTCTGCGGCTTCGGCAGCAAGCTAGGTGTTGTGGATTTGAGAAACATTCCGGTGAAGTCAGCGAGATATTGAAGGAGATATACTTGATAGATGTGGTGGTAGAGAACTGTAGGTCGGATGAGCTAAGGAGAAGTATACTGAAGAAGGACCGCTCGTTAAGTGAGATAGAGGAGATAGCCGCGAGTATCGAAGACACGGAGATACAAATGTTGAATTGGAAGGGACCAGCTGTTGTGCAGGAACGATCTGCTTATGAAATTGGAAATGTGCAAAGTGGGAAGAGATCGTTTCAACACACGGCTTACAGAAGAGGAGATGCTAGGAACCACCCACTGAAAAGGCAATCCGCTGTTGACAATTTCGCTAATCAGAACAATCAGTCATGTTTCGCATGCGGTGAGCAAGGCCATTTTGCTAAGTCTACCAACTGCCCCGCGCGAGGTCGTCCATGTCGGCGATGTAAACAGCTGGGTCATTATGAGAAAATGTGTCGAAAGCGGAAGAATGACATGAAAGTGATGACCAAGTCGAAAAGGATCTACAATGTCGAAAATGTACCAACGGAGGAGGTGGACTCTCGTTCCGCATCAGCGGAGAAGGATACCAAAGAGGAAAAAGTTTATTACACGTTCTATGGAGGAAATCAGACAAATGTAGTACCAGGGAGAATTGGAGGCATACCCATTCAACTGTTGATCGACTCCGGTGCGGATGCGAATTTGATCAAACCGGAAACATGGGAAATGCTCAAGAGTCGGAAAGTTCACGTGAGGAGTTCTGTTAGAGGATCGTCCAAAGTCTTGAAAGGATATGGTAGTGACAAGCCGCTTACGATTGCTGGTTCATTTGTAGCCGAGATAGTTGTGGGAAGGAAGAAGACAGAAGCGGAGTTTTTCGTTGTAGAGGGTGGTCAGCGAGACATCTTGGGTGATAGTACAGCAAAACAGCTTGGCGTTCTGAAG gtGGGTCTACATGTGAACGAAGTAAGTACCAAGAAAAAGTCATTCAGCAAGATAAAAGGCGTACATGCTGAGATCCACATGAAAGATCATGTCAAGCCAGTCTTTCAACCACTAGTGTTCCGATTCCTATTGAGGAGGCGGTTAACAGAAA TGGTAGGCAAAGCATCTGGGGAGCCACGAATTTGTTTGGATCTTAGACGAGTGAACGAGGCGATCGTGCGTGAACGTTTCCCCATGCCTGTTGTGGAGGAGTACTTGGCTCGACTGTGTCACGGAAAGTTGTGGAGCAAATTGGACATAAAAGAGGCGTTCCACCAAGTTGAACTGGCTGAGGAGTCGAGAGATGTTACAACATTTATAACAAACCGGGGTCTGTTTCGTTTTAAGAGGTTGCCGTTCGGGTTGGTGACCGCTCCCGAGATTTTTCAGCGTATTATGGAGGAGATACTGGCGGGGTGTCAGG CCACAATTGCTCAACCACTTCGTGAATTAACAAGAAAGGGAACTAAATTCGAATGGGGAGTTTCCCAAAAGAATGCGTTTgaggaaattaaaaattcattgacGGCAGCTTCAACCCTAGGATTCTTCGATCCCTTGGACAAAACAGCAGTAGTGGCGGATGCTAGCCCTACCGGATTGGGAGCTGCTTTGGTTCAAACTGATTCGCAAGGGCAATCGCGCATTATCTCTTTCGCATCGAAATCTTTGACAGACACAGAGCGCAG GTGGGTGCTGCGTTTACAGTCTTTTGACTACAAGATCGTACACATTCCTGGAGATAGGAACATTGCTGACGCGCTTTCACGTCTATCTATGTCAAAGGCTGTTCCGTTCGATCCTAATGAAGAAATATTCATTAGGGAAGTCGCTGTTTACGCTGCTACTGCTTCTGCTCTTAAATGGGATGAAATTGAAGAAGCTAGTAAGCAAGATGAAGAATTGTGCGAAGTAGTACGGTTGATTAAAAACGATGACCAACGGAGCTTACCTTTGGCATTCAAGGTAGTAGCGAATGAACTTTGCATCGTAAATAATGTTTTGATGAGAGTGGATCGTATAATCATTCCTACTAAACTACGGGAGAGGGTGCTATGTCTCGCTCATGAAGGTCATCCAGGGATGAGATTGATGAAAAGTCATCTTAGGTCAAATGTATGGTGGCCAAATATGGACCAGCAGGTCGAGAAGTTCGTGAAGCAATGCAAAGGCTGTACACTAGTGGCAGCACCAAGTGTCCCTGAACCGATGATCCGGAAAGAACTCCCGACTCAGCCGTGGGTAGATGTTGCAGCGGATTTTCTGGGTCCATTGCCTGACGGTCAATATCTTCTGGTCGTAATCGACTACTATAGCCGCTTCATGGAGGTTGTAGAAATGAATTCCATCACAGCAGCGGACACTGTGGCGGAGCTGGCCATTATTTTCAGCCGGTATGGTATCCCAGTCACCTTACGAGTAGACAATGGACCACAATTCAGTGAAAAATGCGAAGAATTCCGGAGTTTTTGTGAGTCTAGTGGAATACAAATTGTCAACACCATACCATTGTGGCCCGCAATGAACGGCGAAGTGGAGCGACAGAATCGGTCCCTGCTTAAGAGGCTAAGGATAGCGCAAGAGCTGGGAAAAGATTGGAGAGCTGAAATGCGGCGCTACTTATTGACGTATCATTCTACAAATCACACAACAACAGGCAAATCTCCAGGAGAACTGATGTTTGGTAGAAAAATTCGCAGCAAACTGCCTCAAGTTCCACTTACAAGGATAGAAGATGGAGAAGTTCGGGATAGAGACAAGATCATGAAGGAAAAAGGGAAAGTCTATGCAGATAGCAAAAGGAAAGCTCGAGTAAGCGACATTGTCGTTGGGGACAGTGTGTTGGTGAAGAGAACAAAAAAGGATAACAAACTGGACACAACATTCGCTCCGGAGGAATACGCAGTGGTGAAGAAACAGGGTAGTGATACAACAGTTAAATCTCAGGCAACTGGTAAGGAGCTCCGAAGAAACGTTGCGCACTTGAAGAAACTAGAACGTCCGGATAGGATGGATACTCAaccacagaaaacagac GTATCGTCTCAACAGGAACGatga
- the LOC129755291 gene encoding probable 39S ribosomal protein L45, mitochondrial, with amino-acid sequence MASITALRSAGIHFLQLTSNGFLAPCIQNAIAHQQVRHRRTKHWDPQWKGLRKQKFIKVDIPNMNERVEDMSQEQIKTRMKERGMLPPRPWMERPFYISCTGGVFEPYIPPEGDGKMSAVSKEGAKQKFELAEKKVKSMMAIRKIRNYDEDFESKDFAHEAQDLYVKAHTILAEKNKYLLREVVTERAYPEMMHNIKDKTIRWKFLKSLEPPHVVHARCTDVITKENIFAQVTVRFHTQQMLAIYDRFGRLMHGSETLAKDCLEYVVFEKHLSNEYGVWRLHEKIVPDWMPPKSPAFITYRVDDVAQVPAQNEEESKAVEVTNDDKDKVAATQ; translated from the exons ATGGCATCGATTACGGCGTTAAGAAGTGCGGGAATTCATTTTTTACAG CTAACATCAAATGGATTTCTAGCCCCTTGCATCCAAAATGCAATCGCCCATCAGCAGGTACGGCACCGGCGAACTAAACACTGGGACCCACAGTGGAAAGGATTgcgtaaacaaaaatttatcaagGTGGATATTCCGAACATGAACGAGCGAGTCGAAGATATGAGCCAGGAACAAATAAAAACGCGAATGAAAGAACGCGGAATGCTTCCGCCGAGACCGTGGATGGAACGGCCTTTCTACATCAGCTGCACCGGGGGCGTATTCGAACCGTACATTCCTCCGGAGGGTGATGGTAAAATGTCTGCAGTGTCCAAAGAAGGTGCTAAGCAGAAATTTGAGCTAGCAGAGAAGAAAGTCAAATCAATGATGGCTATCCGCAAGATTCGGAACTATGATGAGGATTTTGAATCCAAAGATTTTGCACATGAGGCTCAAGATTTGTATGTGAAAGCGCACACAATTCTGGCCGAAAAGAACAAATATCTGTTGCGAGAAGTAGTTACAGAAAGGGCCTATCCGGAAATGATGCACAACATCAAAGACAAAACGATCAGATGGAAATTCCTgaaatctctggagccaccacacGTCGTGCATGCCAGGTGCACCGATGTGATTACCAAAGAGAATATCTTCGCTCAGGTCACCGTAAGATTCCATACCCAGCAGATGTTGGCCATTTACGATCGGTTCGGTCGGCTCATGCATGGCAGTGAAACACTGGCCAAGGATTGCCTGGAGTACGTGGTTTTCGAGAAACATCTCTCGAATGAGTATGGCGTTTGGAGATTGCACGAGAAGATCGTTCCGGATTGGATGCCACCGAAATCCCCTGCTTTTATCACCTATCGAGTGGACGATGTAGCTCAAGTGCCAGCGCAAAATGAGGAAGAAAGTAAAGCGGTTGAAGTGacgaatgatgataaagataaGGTTGCCGCTACACAGTAG